The Neomonachus schauinslandi chromosome 13, ASM220157v2, whole genome shotgun sequence DNA segment CCCTGCAGTGTGCTGCTGCTGTGGGACCCAGTTGAAGGTGTCTCCTTCCTAACCCTTCCTGGTTTTCTGTCACAGTCCTACCATCATTACTACCACTTGCCGGACTTTTTACAAAGGTTTCTTCCAAgctcctcccctttcttcccttcccagccAGGCTTCTTGAAAAGACTCCATCATCTCCTAGTGGCTCCTCAACCACCTGTAATTCAGCTTCTGCATCTGTCATTCTGCTGGATTGGTTCTTTCTAAAGTCACCAATGACCTGACTGTCAAGTCTAGTGACCTTTTCTCAAGCACCTTCTTACTTGACCCCTATGAGGTATTTAGCACTCCCTTATTGCCTCCTCTTTTTGGGGGGGATTTAAGTAGTTATGAGAATTATTATGTAAAATAAGGAAaccagagaaaatagaaaatcagtaaagTCCCATCATAGTTGTATCACCACTGTTAACATTACCTTCTACGTTGTACAACTCTCTTTTCTTGGCTTCCATTACTTCCTACTGATTCTCCTCCTACCTTCTTTGACCATTCTGAGTGCCCTTAGTTAATTTCTTCTCACAGTCCTAAATGCTGATCTTCCTTGGGGTTCTGTTGTTAACACTCTTCTTTTCTCattgcacacactctctccctgGGTTATTTCATGTACTTCAGTGGCTATAGCTACCATCTAAACACAAATGATTCCCAAACCTGTGTGTCCAGACCTAAATTTCTTGTCTCTTGGATTTCCATCCATCTTGATGCCTCACGGGTGCTTCACATCACCATGCCCCAAAAGAAACTCTTTTTCCAGAAACCTGTTCTCTCTAAATTTCTTACCTCTGAACAGTAATACCACCCTTCCAGTTACCAATACCAACTCATTCCTCTCCATCCCTCACATCCAGTAAGTCAACAGGTCCTACTGATCTACCTATTAATACCTCTCaaatttcctctcttttccaTTCTCATGTCTTAGGTTAGCCATTCATCTTTTCTTACCCACACTATAGCAACAGCTAACTAACTGTTCTCCATGTCTCTAGACTTTGCCCCTCTGATTCATTCTCCACACAGCAAAGATCTGACCACGGCACTACATATGCCCTTAAAAACCATTCAGtcagccacctgggtggctcaatcggttaagcgtccgactcttgatctcagctcaggtcatgatctcaggggtcatgagttcaagccccacattgggctccatgctgggtgtggacccTACTTAAACATTTGGTGACTCCCCTGTGCCCTCAGAATAAAAGCCCATTTGAAGGGCTCACTAATGGGCATTTGAGGCACTTCACAGTCAGGCTTCTGCCTACCTCTCCCTTATCTTTTGTCATTCCTCTCtactctccctccccacacatacacacacaccctacacTCCAGCCCCGCTGAACATTTCATAGTGTTACACCCCACTGTGCCCAGCATATAccaagtgctcaataagtgttatTGAAAGAATTGAGTTCTTTATGAAATCTACAAATGAATACTCATGAAATGTCTGCTCCTCTTCTTTGCTGGTAttttaagagaggaaaataaCCTACTAGAAAGAATCTTTGACAGCTTAAAGACTATAAGACTGTAAGTtagtattaataaaataacatatcaCTGCTGttttggaattaaaatttctatGGCACCACAAAAAACTCATTTGGTTTTAGGAACTTCGTCATGATGGCATCTCTTTCAAAACCATTctggattatttaaaataatacagccTACTAGGAGCAGAGTTAgaattaaacttattttttaactgaaatactCTTTGAGCACAGTCTAACATAGaagccaaatacataaaatgaataaagatgaagCTGCTGTGGTTGATGGAGCTGGGGATTCACAACCATGCCCACTTATTAGTCCCCGTTTCCCTTGCAGCAGCTTCCCAAGGCACTTCCAAGGATTCCTTAGGGTatctcagaataattttttttaaagattttatttatttatttgacagagagagagatagtgagagcaggaacacaagcaggggaagtgggagagggagaagcagacttcccaccgagcagggagcccaatgtggggctcgatcccaggaccctggggtcatgacccgagctgcaggcagccgcttaatgactgagccacccaggcacccctcagagaataattttaaaactactgTTCAGTAAAACGGTCTCAGGTCTAGAATCAGGATACCTGGCTTCTGGAGAAGATTCTGCTCCAGAGTTGGGCAACTCTGAGCAAATCCTTTCCTCTTTCTGGGGCTTCAATCTCTGATTATGATTAGAGGCTGGGATTAGATGATCCCAGAATGGCCTTCAAGTTGAAATACAATTTCCATCCTTCTTGATCTTGGCCTTTCTTTCTTACTGGTCTATATGGCCACTGActcagatctttcttttttttttttcaggataatCTCAACTTGCTGCTAACTGAGGAGGAAATGTACAGCCTCACAGAGACCTTTCAGCAGTGTAAAGTCATTCCTGGTAAGGCTGGACAGTGCTGCCAGATGGAGAGTGGCTGGCACATTTTTCCTCTGTACTTTCTAGGATAAACCATAAAAGGAGTATGCTGGAATTTGGAGAGTAGGGGTAAATAGGTCCCTGTTCCCAAGCTGTTGGCCAGCAGGGGCACCCACACACCCGCCCATCTTCCCCACCCACCACATCCTGAGTTATCCTGGCTATCGGAGACAAAGACTCCACGAAAGCTATGGATGTAGGGGTTCTGGAGGGTACTCTAGAAGTAAATGGAGATGCCCCAGAGGCTGAGGAAAGGGTGGGCTTGGCTAGTATGGGGTGCCTCCCACAGATTGCTCCCTGACACTGGAGGACTACCTGCGCTACCGCCACCAAGCAGCAAAGCGGGGGGACAGTGACAGGGCTCTAAGCGAGGAGCAAGAGGAGCAGGCAGCCCGCCAGTTTGCAGCCCTGGACCCTGAACATCGAGGACACATAGAGTGGCCTGACTTCTTGTCCCATGAGTCCCTCCTACTTCTGCAGCAATTGCGTCCCCAGGTGAGGGCCAGCTGGGGTGAATGTCTATGGGATACTGGGTGGCAGAGACCTAGGAAGCATGCTGGGCAGGTTGGAGGAGCACTAGGTACTGTCTTAGCAAGGACCATAGAAGGAAAGGGCTCACATTCCACCCAGTGACAGGTGATCCAGTGCCTAAGCTGGGAAAACTGCTCAAGGAAGATTGATTTACACTGGACCAAACTGCAAATGTCAATGCTACCAGAAAGGCTCTGGGCAGCTTCAAAGGGAGGCTGCAGAGATGGTAATGGAGGTAGGATTCTCTATGGcttgacattttacaaaatattttcacctcCAAGATCTTAActtgtctcttcttcctcagaACTCTCTGTTAAGGCTTCTGACAGTGAAAGAGCGGGAGCGAGCCCGGGCCACCTTCCTAGCCCGGGGCAGCGGGAGCACTATCAGTGAGGCAGAGTGCCGTGGAGCCCAGCACTCTTGGTTCTGCAAACACCTTGCAGAGGCTCCTTCCTGTAGTGTCAGGTCTGTTCCTTACCaatccctgcccccactcacatGTTCTCCTCCTTTTTCCATGCCAAATGGCCCTTGGTATGAAAGGTACCTCTCGGTTTCTTCTGTCAACAGACAGGAGAGGATCTTCCTGTGCATTAGACAAAGGACACTGCCTCTTATTGTTCAAGGCATAGGGCATCCTCTACTCCAAACTGTCGCCCATGTCAGAAAAGTGCGGACATGCATATCCGAGCCATGGGTTCCCCAGAGTTTGGGAGGGGCCAGACCTTTCATTTTCCCACTCCTAACCACATATCCTTGTGTCCAACAGCATCAGCCATGTGGGTCCCATAGCAGACAGCAGCccagccagcagcagcagcaagagTCAAGACAAGGCTCTGCTGCCCACAGAGCAGGAGTCCAGGTGAGTAGGATCCCCTCACTGGGCTGTCTGCACTCCTGACTCTTCAACACACACAAGTGGGCATTGCCCACTGCTACCCCCAAACAGCAAGTGCATATCCCAGAAACCAGGCTCCAAAAATGTCCATTTGACCCAAGATCCATAGGGTCAGCCGGCTGGACTGTCAGCATGGAAGCACAGCCAGCCATACCTATGTCAGCCAAAAGCCAGGGCTTCCCTGAGCTTTGCCCGGCTTAAGCCGTACTGCCACTGGGATCAGGTCTCATGAGCAACCAGGCTCTACAGCCAATCTCACAAACCTGTTCTTTGCTCCCACTCCAGATTTGTGGACTGGCCTACCTTTCTGCGGGAGAATGTTGTCTACATCTTGGCTGCTCGCCCCAACAGTGCAGCAATTCATCTGAAACCCCCAGGATAGCATGGAGCAGAGAAGCTCAGTTCAGAGACAATggtctccctcctctcctttttctctttccttctttcccccaccATCCTCTGGTACTGAGACTTGTGGGGATGGAGTATTGCCAGCATCTCAATTTGCCACTAAGCTTTATGGAACTGAAATCACTGCATCCCTCACAACAGAGGCAGTATATGCATTGCTGCAGGGAAAAGCCCTGGGAGCCGTGGCAGTAGCCACTCTTGgacccaccccccagccctcacATCCTAGACTAGACCTGCCACTgcacacatatatgtgcacacacacacatacacacatgcctaGCTGTCCATGCCTACAGAAACCTGGTTCTTCTTCGTTGAAAAAGGACCAAAGTTCCTTTGTGAAGCTCCTGGTGTAGATGAGAGGGGTCTCTATTCACCCCTTCTATTGGCCAGTTCTGATTTCCAATAGACAAGTCTCTGGCCAAGTGATTCTTAATAATAGGGCATCAGACTCACACGCTGTCCTAGAGATGCTGATAGGCTCCCTCTTCCTCCGTTGAAAATCCCTTCTGTGGTGAGCCACTGTTCTGGTAGGTATGTGCTCTGTCCCTCAGTTATGTTGGGGTGGGAAAGTTACTGAAAACCACCACTGCACTTCAGCCACTGTTTATTTCAATTCTAATTTCTAGTGACAGAGAAGGCAACTAGTCTATGGAGTGAGTCTTAATTAGAAGAAGGGAAGGCAGCCcctcccaggaacccaggattcTAGGAACCTCTCATCCAGGTCTTCCAAGTCCAAAAGTCTTTAGCAGAACAGTCAAAAACCAAGATGAGCCATCCTGgcccctgttttacagatgggaacacATGGGCCAGAGCCCAAAGGGCCTGAATGGAGTAAGTATGATGGCAGGAATCACAGCCCTCTGTATTAGATGCTTTACCCAAGTCAACTACCACAGAGACCTGAAGCCTGATCTCCAATGAGGACAAGGTTTGGATGGAAAATGAGAGGAGAAGGCTCATGATTTTCCATCTTTCCACCTCAGCCCAAATGTAGACCTAGAAGAGCTTGCCATTGTATGGAGAACAAGAACCAGCCTCCCACAGCCCAAGAAAGAGCAGCAAGGACTCCTTTCAACCACCCTGACAAGCTGGAGCCAAGAAGAGGATTTGCATCtcagctctctttttttctctctctctctctctctcttttttttttttttttttgcatctcacCTCTTCAGCAGAGAAAGCCCCAGCAAAGCCTCACAGAAGGTTCATCCTTCTCCCCCTCACTGAGATATGGCCTGAGTTGctgcttctccctgctgctcACTACATGTCTTTCCCCACCAAGCCTGGCCTCTAAGTCCCAGCTGTCCTCCCTAAGTTCTCATTAAGTTCTCAAGTCACTGCGTGTTGTGGGTCAGCCCTGGCCCTGGAATCTAGGTTCTGTTTCCAGTCTGAATACTAGAGAGTGGGGTTGGTTCAGTCATGTTAAAGCTAATATAGTTCCATTGCTCAAGGCACTTGTACTGAATTGGGTGCTAACAGAAGAAGTAGCATACAGCTCAGTGTTGAGATGCTCAGAGGAAAGTGGGGAGCTGCAACCAGGGTTGTGGTAACAACACCTTCTGTAGAAACTGCCTGACCTAGAACAGGTTGTGAAGCTTCGGGGGTTGGATTATTCAGGTCTAAAATGAAGCAGACAGAAGATGAATCTGGCTGGGTTCATGTGTATGAGAACATGTGTATGAGAACaatcatttcaaaacaaaaacagcttttTGTAAATACTGCTTAGCCATATTCCCAAGACTGATCCTAAGAGGGGCTGTTATTCAGTTTAgccagaatgaaaacaaaagtgaaagcaCATGACTCTTGGGTCCAAGGACTGCCTCTGAAGCAGCCAGACCTGGGGTTTACACTGAAAAAGATTAAAGCACATTCAGCACAGGGGCTCTTGCTTCTTCTCCTGGTAAATCACCTTGTATGCCAATGGTCTTGGGCTGCTGGATCTCACAGATAGGGCATTTTGAGTAGAGACAAGCTCTGGGCTTTGTCTGAACAGCTTTTTCCTCCTGCCTCATCATCAGTAATAGGGACTGGAAATCTATCCCCTGATCCTTCATAGACAAGGTGATGCCTACCTCTCTGGAGCTGCAGCTTCTAGCTTTCTGTGGGTGAGTGGTAAAAGACCATGGGCCAGATGCATCTCAGGGCCTGGCAAAGCAGTATTTCTTTCATGGTAGGATCAGGCCCATTTGGGACTATTCCTCTTCCTAATCCAAGACAGCAAATGTCCTTGGTAGGGGCATGCTACAGAGGGCCCAGGGGACCCAGCATAGAGTTCCCAGTCCACAAGAATCCTAAGACACAGAAAAGCCTGGAGGAGCAACTAGCCTCTTCTCCATTAGCCATCTAGTTTTTTACCAAAGAAAAGATTCCCTTGCTCCCCCAGACCAGAGTTGTAGAAGCCCCACCCCAACACCCCTGTCTGGGATCTCCCTCTAATCCATGGACCCCCTCTGCAGTACATATGAAGATGTTCAAACTTTTATAAACCAAGTGAAGCccattcccttttccttttcatcaAGTCTTTCCATCACTGTGACTATCTGAAATTCTGCCAAGTACAAAAATCAGTGTCTGACTCTAAGGGTTTGAGAAAATGTTCTAGTCATTTCTTCTTGGCTACCCAGAATTGAAATCAATCTTATTACAAACACCACCCACTCCACCCACCATAAACAGAGATTAGGGTTGCTCCTCTGAAGACTCCTTGCCCTAAGCCTATTTTTCACCCAACACCCCTCTTCCCTATGCTCAGATTTAAAGACAGGGGCATCTGGATGTCATCCAGACAGAGCGGAGCTGCAAGGACAGAAAGTAAGCTGAGGCAGTTAGCTGTGGCTACATAACCTCTCCAGGTCTGCTCTGTGGCTTCCTCTCCTGTGACCAGCCTTCCTCAACAGAGGTAGGCTCTGCTTTTGAGCAGTGGCCCCTTTGGATCCCAGAGATGGAGCAGTTCCCTTGCTCCCAGGTACTGACCCACTCTCAagtgcttttcttcctttgagaACAGCCAAAGCCATGAGAACATTACCTCTTCCCACCTTCAGCCCAAGTGACTGGGGCTAAAGGGCAGACATGCCTTTTTAGCCCTGGTGCTCCCTATGGGATGTCACCCTGGCCTTATTTGAGTGGCCAGATCTGGGAGTTCCCCTATTCCTATCACTAACATTGGAGGTACAGAATCAAACTGCCTGGGAAGAGGGCAACTCTCTGGGGTGTGAGCCCAGGATTGTGCCTAGGCCTCTTCGTCTGAAGCACAACCTCAACCATTGCAGGTCTCATGGCTTCAGTAAGAGTGGTGCAAGGAAGGCCTAAGAAGGAAGCTCAGCAGAAGCTGTACGGCAGGGCCTCAGGCTAGCCATGATCACCCCAGAGCCAAGAATAACCTCCAGGCAGGACTGGTAGGAGGCTCTAGTGATCCTATAAGCATGACCCCTTCAAACTAGCAGAGTAAAGGCAGGTATATACTTGGCACTAAAAGAACAACTGGATGTCAGAACAATATCCTGGCATACCAGTACCATAACCCCTTTTCACTCCTCAATTTATAGTGGAATAAAATTGCTACTTTCCCAGTGCCACTTAGTTTAAATTTGCCCAGATCTCTCTCCAGGCCCCTGGCTGCAGCTCCGACAACAGAGAACTGGatgaagaatggaaaatattaatGCATCATACCTGTTCCCTATAGCTCAGTCCTGGAATGTAGTAGGACTGGGCATTTCCCCTGCTGTTGCTTTCCTGCTGCCACTGCTTTTGGCAaccttaaaaggaaagaaaataaacaggtaaCAGAATTTCCACTATACCCAACTAGCATTAAGGAAAACCTTCCCTCTGAGCCACATGACCTGATGACCCAGATTGTGGACAGTGTGTCACATCTGGTCTGGGCTAGTGACTAAGAAGTCCAATCACATTCCAATTTGTATAGCATGGGTTGGCCTGACCATAGATGAGAATGTCACGGTATAAGCAGCAAGGCCTTTCCATATCCATGTGAAATAAGAGCCTTCAAACTTATGCTCCTTTAAGAGATGGCTGGTGATCTGTCTCCCAGTCAAACATAGGCTTGTGAGGGGATTTCTGAGAACACTCAAGTAAGTGGAAGATCCAATGCCCTCTGGTCCCTCATGCCCTTCCTATGTTCTTTTCTGCGGAAGGTAACTTGACAGTAAGCTGAGGGGAACATCCCCAAGCTCTTGTCTTCCCACCAGTACAGCTGCATGCTCCTCTCCATGGCTCAGCCTTCACTCTTGAAGGAGCTGATGCTCCCAGAGGCTGGGCACAGTGGAAATCATAATAAAGAGATTGCGATGCTATTTTGGCTTCCTTCTTCCTGTTATTTGGGTCACCTGCTGAGTTTCTGTGTGGTTTCCTATAATTAGCCAATTCCTGAATCTAAGATGCTGCTTGGCCTCCAGGAAGAATGCAATACACTGGTTCTTTCTAGAGCTTTCCTGGTGCTGACCTTCCCAAGAATCAAGTGATGGGTGGGAGGAGGCAGCGGTTCCACCATGGACACAGGGGGGGAAATGAAAGCACTGAAGAGAGAAGCCAGAATTTTctaagaaactgaggaagaggtAAGGCCTCCAAGCTATCTGCAATGTattccaccaccaccacaaccaaggGCCAGTTTTAGACACATTTCTCCTCCCAATCCCTGCTGGGTGACAAAGTAGGAAAGCTAGCTGGCTATGTTTTCTCCTGGTCTTCTGGGTCTTTCTTGGTAGAGAATTTTCTCCCCGTTTTTGCAATGTTTTAATG contains these protein-coding regions:
- the PHF24 gene encoding PHD finger protein 24 isoform X2; translated protein: MGVEWSRRSLTGLIVSHPLPSSAPPGSWMMTSLLISAWSPENLICTRVFHDGCLRRMGYIQGDSAAEVTETAHTETGWSCHYCDNLNLLLTEEEMYSLTETFQQCKVIPDCSLTLEDYLRYRHQAAKRGDSDRALSEEQEEQAARQFAALDPEHRGHIEWPDFLSHESLLLLQQLRPQNSLLRLLTVKERERARATFLARGSGSTISEAECRGAQHSWFCKHLAEAPSCSVSISHVGPIADSSPASSSSKSQDKALLPTEQESRFVDWPTFLRENVVYILAARPNSAAIHLKPPG
- the PHF24 gene encoding PHD finger protein 24 isoform X1, translating into MGVLMSKRQTVEQVQKVSLAVSAFKDGLRDRPSIRRTGELPGSRRGTVEGSVQEVQEEKGAEASTPVLLEESSVSRAAWERLRDGRGVEPEEFDRTNRFTPPAFIRPTRKLDDDKPPDICLEPRELVVNDEMCDVCEVWTAESLFPCRICTRVFHDGCLRRMGYIQGDSAAEVTETAHTETGWSCHYCDNLNLLLTEEEMYSLTETFQQCKVIPDCSLTLEDYLRYRHQAAKRGDSDRALSEEQEEQAARQFAALDPEHRGHIEWPDFLSHESLLLLQQLRPQNSLLRLLTVKERERARATFLARGSGSTISEAECRGAQHSWFCKHLAEAPSCSVSISHVGPIADSSPASSSSKSQDKALLPTEQESRFVDWPTFLRENVVYILAARPNSAAIHLKPPG